From one Alosa alosa isolate M-15738 ecotype Scorff River chromosome 5, AALO_Geno_1.1, whole genome shotgun sequence genomic stretch:
- the rnf215 gene encoding RING finger protein 215 isoform X2: MGSKAISAQLILFASMFCLRLMSAEQVALVEISLQGRQAISSTLRGEVIEGSLSDKSPDRKENDNLKGDLRLLHEDETLNADEREPKEDSKATNPWIGVVPVEVEDGKSPVGSQESFATAMVNKMKRALVLGASALIILALNQNTVREMDLSQVLSKPIIVIQTSENVTKLIGALLRGLHATAKITYKTFLKDNLGATLTLWSSCGRSRGGLYGEWQGVICTGETNSQVQKYLQQLWNTVVLVALILCTGVLVQARWQYQDNQFSDDLELLPKQDIIKRLSALKTRTYIQPKTWGDPSQPTETDNCAVCLEQFNNNQRLRGPLVVASADLSIMQA, from the exons ATGGGGTCCAAAGCTATATCTGCTCAGCTGATTCTGTTTGCGTCTATGTTTTGCTTGCGTCTGATGTCAGCTGAACAGGTAGCCTTGGTGGAAATCTCTCTGCAGGGACGCCAGGCCATCAGTAGCACTTTACGCGGAGAAGTGATCGAGGGTAGTTTAAGCGACAAGAGCCCGGATAGAAAAGAAAATGACAATCTTAAAGGAGACCTGCGATTA CTGCATGAAGATGAAACCCTAAATGCCGACGAACGTGAGCCAAAGGAAGATAGTAAGGCAACGAATCCTTGGATAGGTGTCGTCCCTGTCGAAGTGGAAGATGGCAAAAGTCCCGTTGGTAGTCAAGAGTCCTTCGCAACTGCCATGGTCAATAAG atGAAGCGAGCACTTGTTCTAGGAGCGTCTGCACTCATTATCCTGGCCCTCAACCAAAACACTGTCCGAGAG ATGGATCTCTCTCAAGTGCTCTCAAAACCAATCATAGTTATTCAGACATCGGAAAATGTCACAAAACTCATTGGAGCACTCCTTAG GGGCCTGCACGCCACtgcgaaaatcacatacaagacCTTTCTAAAGGACAACTTG GGGGCCACTCTGACTTTGTGGTCGAGCTGTGGGCGATCGAGAGGCGGTCTGTACGGAGAGTGGCAAGGGGTCATCTGTACAGGAGAGACCAACTCCCAGGTCCAG AAATATCTGCAGCAGCTGTGGAACACAGTAGTTCTAGTAGCGCTCATCCTCTGTACCGGTGTTCTTGTTCAAGCTCGCTGGCAGTATCAGGACAACCAGTTCAGTGACGACCTGGAG TTACTTCCAAAGCAGGACATCATCAAGAGGCTGTCAGCTCTGAAAACAAGAACTTACATTCAACCAAAGACATGGGGGGACCCGTCACAGCCTACAGAAACAGACAACTGTGCTGTTTGTCTAGAACAGTTCAATAACAACCAG AGACTGCGTGGACCCTTGGTTGTTGCTTCAGCAGACCTGTCCATTATGCAAGCGTAG
- the rnf215 gene encoding RING finger protein 215 isoform X1, which yields MGSKAISAQLILFASMFCLRLMSAEQVALVEISLQGRQAISSTLRGEVIEGSLSDKSPDRKENDNLKGDLRLLHEDETLNADEREPKEDSKATNPWIGVVPVEVEDGKSPVGSQESFATAMVNKMKRALVLGASALIILALNQNTVREMDLSQVLSKPIIVIQTSENVTKLIGALLRGLHATAKITYKTFLKDNLGATLTLWSSCGRSRGGLYGEWQGVICTGETNSQVQKYLQQLWNTVVLVALILCTGVLVQARWQYQDNQFSDDLELLPKQDIIKRLSALKTRTYIQPKTWGDPSQPTETDNCAVCLEQFNNNQCLRVLPCMHEFHRDCVDPWLLLQQTCPLCKRSVLGNFC from the exons ATGGGGTCCAAAGCTATATCTGCTCAGCTGATTCTGTTTGCGTCTATGTTTTGCTTGCGTCTGATGTCAGCTGAACAGGTAGCCTTGGTGGAAATCTCTCTGCAGGGACGCCAGGCCATCAGTAGCACTTTACGCGGAGAAGTGATCGAGGGTAGTTTAAGCGACAAGAGCCCGGATAGAAAAGAAAATGACAATCTTAAAGGAGACCTGCGATTA CTGCATGAAGATGAAACCCTAAATGCCGACGAACGTGAGCCAAAGGAAGATAGTAAGGCAACGAATCCTTGGATAGGTGTCGTCCCTGTCGAAGTGGAAGATGGCAAAAGTCCCGTTGGTAGTCAAGAGTCCTTCGCAACTGCCATGGTCAATAAG atGAAGCGAGCACTTGTTCTAGGAGCGTCTGCACTCATTATCCTGGCCCTCAACCAAAACACTGTCCGAGAG ATGGATCTCTCTCAAGTGCTCTCAAAACCAATCATAGTTATTCAGACATCGGAAAATGTCACAAAACTCATTGGAGCACTCCTTAG GGGCCTGCACGCCACtgcgaaaatcacatacaagacCTTTCTAAAGGACAACTTG GGGGCCACTCTGACTTTGTGGTCGAGCTGTGGGCGATCGAGAGGCGGTCTGTACGGAGAGTGGCAAGGGGTCATCTGTACAGGAGAGACCAACTCCCAGGTCCAG AAATATCTGCAGCAGCTGTGGAACACAGTAGTTCTAGTAGCGCTCATCCTCTGTACCGGTGTTCTTGTTCAAGCTCGCTGGCAGTATCAGGACAACCAGTTCAGTGACGACCTGGAG TTACTTCCAAAGCAGGACATCATCAAGAGGCTGTCAGCTCTGAAAACAAGAACTTACATTCAACCAAAGACATGGGGGGACCCGTCACAGCCTACAGAAACAGACAACTGTGCTGTTTGTCTAGAACAGTTCAATAACAACCAG TGTTTGAGAGTGTTGCCCTGCATGCATGAGTTCCACAGAGACTGCGTGGACCCTTGGTTGTTGCTTCAGCAGACCTGTCCATTATGCAAGCGTAGCGTATTGG GTAATTTTTGTTGA